The following proteins are co-located in the Sulfurovum sp. TSL6 genome:
- a CDS encoding alkylphosphonate utilization protein: MSIDKALMDRSGGKCELCSSEEGLSAYTVAPKDEAIVICSTCADSIDDPTKNEKHWNCLHDSMWSTEPAVQVMAFRLLTQLGAQDQLDMMYLEDEVKTWAEEGLITEEQEPTRDANGTILQEGDSVSIIKDLPVKGAGFTAKQGTTVKNIRMVPGDPTHIQGRVNGTMIFIISAFLKKL; encoded by the coding sequence ATGAGTATAGATAAAGCATTAATGGATAGAAGCGGTGGGAAATGTGAGTTGTGCAGTTCTGAAGAGGGACTGAGTGCTTACACGGTTGCACCCAAAGATGAGGCTATTGTGATTTGTAGTACTTGTGCAGACTCTATAGATGATCCGACAAAGAATGAAAAACATTGGAACTGTCTTCATGACAGTATGTGGAGTACGGAGCCTGCAGTACAAGTCATGGCTTTTAGACTTCTTACGCAACTTGGTGCACAAGACCAACTAGACATGATGTATCTTGAAGATGAAGTAAAAACATGGGCAGAGGAAGGGTTGATCACTGAAGAACAAGAGCCTACACGTGATGCGAATGGTACTATCTTGCAAGAGGGTGATTCTGTGAGCATCATCAAAGACTTACCGGTAAAGGGTGCAGGTTTTACAGCCAAGCAGGGAACTACCGTGAAAAATATCCGTATGGTGCCAGGTGACCCTACCCATATACAAGGCCGTGTAAACGGGACAATGATTTTTATTATTTCGGCATTTTTAAAGAAGCTGTAG